In a genomic window of Plectropomus leopardus isolate mb chromosome 6, YSFRI_Pleo_2.0, whole genome shotgun sequence:
- the selenoe gene encoding selenoprotein e yields MWAFLVLTLVLAVGASDNDTAVEEKLQIARGKLLAPSVVGUGIKKMPELHHFLLERWALYHNLEYDSSEEKNPRLIFYNEKDEVVKTVAVKKMKADEISSLLDSLGFYKRSQKGEEVPEEFQHFPLRTPRDEL; encoded by the exons atgtgggcCTTCTTGGTGCTCACCCTTGTCCTTGCTGTTGGGGCATCAGACAATGACACAGCAGTTGAGGAAAAGCTTCAAATAGCAAGAGGGAAACTGCTG GCTCCCAGTGTGGTCGGATGAGGCATAAAGAAAATGCCTGAGCTCCATCATTTTCTTCTGGAGCGCTGGGCTTTATA CCACAACTTGGAGTACGATTCATCGGAGGAGAAGAATCCCCGTCTGATATTCTATAATGAAAAGGACGAGGTTGTAAAG ACTGTTGCCGTGAAGAAAATGAAGGCGGACGAGATCAGCAGCCTGTTGGACTCACTTGGTTTCTACAAGAGGTCCCAGAAAGGGGAAGAGGTGCCAGAGGAGTTCCAGCATTTCCCCCTGCGCACCCCGAGGGATGAACTATGA
- the zgc:112294 gene encoding transmembrane protein 17A, translating to MPVFYSPVPENLQMGLAYMGGSVFTNNRTADSDLSREQEDASVVNELVSHLPLQMLLYFNMFYFPCWWFSAVFMLEVKFYYLPGYYQALLITGMILLTVIEVVRLYLGYIGNLKEKVPELAAFWLLSFMFQLPVLLFFLTDEGIIILPLERAVHSLYLLFLLAQILAAFLALRTMTRKLTLLFYLRQLGKVESFRHTEMSPVYGLPYNRSVLPVSHNHDVYH from the exons ATGCCTGTGTTTTACTCACCTGTTCCCGAGAACTTGCAGATGGGTCTGGCCTATATGGGAGGCTCTGTGTTCACCAACAACAGGACAGCGGACAGCGACCTCAGCAGGGAGCAAGAGGACGCCTCTG TGGTGAACGAGCTGGTCTCTCACCTTCCCCTGCAGATGCTGCTCTACTTCAACATGTTTTACTTTCCCTGTTGgtggttttctgctgttttcatgttGGAAGTAAAG TTCTATTATCTTCCCGGGTACTACCAGGCTCTGCTCATAACCGGGATGATCCTCCTCACAGTCATTGAAGTGGTCCGACTTTATCTGGGCTACATTGGCAACCTCAAAGAAAAG GTGCCAGAGCTGGCAGCCTTCTGGCTCCTGTCTTTCATGTTCCAGCTGCCAGTGTTGCTGTTCTTCCTGACCGATGAAGGAATTATCATCCTGCCTCTAGAGAGAGCCGTCCACTCCCTCtacctcctcttcctgctcgCCCAGATCCTGGCAGCCTTCCTGGCGCTCAGGACCATGACCCGAAAGCTCACCTTGCTCTTCTATCTGCGCCAGTTGGGCAAGGTGGAGAGCTTCCGCCACACAGAGATGAGCCCTGTCTATGGACTGCCCTACAACCGCAGTGTACTGCCTGTGTCACACAACCATGACGTGTACCATTAA